In Amphiura filiformis chromosome 1, Afil_fr2py, whole genome shotgun sequence, the following are encoded in one genomic region:
- the LOC140146519 gene encoding electron transfer flavoprotein-ubiquinone oxidoreductase, mitochondrial-like, translated as MATMLVRNVARAVQRGAKASSYLYSTSAAPKITTHYTIIPREKDERWKEVEMERYSDEADVVIVGGGPAGMAAAIRIKQLCNDTGKDLRVCVVEKAAEVGGHTLSGACLEMHAISELFPDWKERGAPFHTPVKSDKFAILTEKGRLPVPVFKGLPMYNHGNYIVRLGNVVRWLGEQAEELGVEIYNGYPASEVLFHEDGSVKGVATSDVGIAKDGSPKATFERGMELHAKVTIFSEGCHGHLAKQIYDKFDLRKDCQPQTYGIGLKELWEVDPSQHEPGKVEHTVGWPLDRFTYGGSFMYHLDEGAPLVSVGYVIGLDYKNPYMSPYKEFQRWKHHPSIAPIFEGGKRIAYGARALNEGGMQSLPHLAFPGGLVIGCSAGFMNVPKVKGSHTAMKSGMVAADAIVDKLTKEDAASETTGVFVDDYESRLKDSWVWKELHSVRNFRPAAGTPLGVYGTILYGMMHFITRGKEPFTLKHKGFDSDSLTPASECTPIDYPKPDGKISFDLLSSVALSGTNHEGDQPAHLTLRDDSIPVDRNLAMYDGPEQRFCPAGVYEYVPTEDGAGQRLQINAQNCVHCKTCDIKDPSQNINWVVPEAGGGPAYNGL; from the exons ATGGCGACAATGTTGGTGAGAAACGTAGCCCGAGCAG TTCAGCGTGGGGCCAAAGCATCATCCTATCTGTATTCCACCAGTGCTGCACCAAAGATAACAACACATTACACAATAATCCCCAGAGAGAAGGATGAAAGATGGAAAG AGGTAGAAATGGAACGTTACAGCGATGAGGCTGATGTGGTGATTGTAGGAGGTGGGCCAGCTGGAATGGCTGCAGCCATACGCATCAAACAATTATGTAATGATACAGGAAAAGATCTCAGGGTTTGTGTTGTGGAAAAAGCTGCTGAAGTAG GGGGCCACACTTTGTCAGGTGCTTGTCTAGAAATGCACGCCATAAGTGAACTGTTCCCAGACTGGAAGGAAAGAGGTGCACCATTCCATACACCTGTCAAGTCAGATAAGTTTGCAATACTGACAGAGAAAGGCAGGCTTCCTGTGCCAGTATTCAAAG GTCTTCCCATGTACAACCATGGTAATTACATTGTGAGGCTAGGTAATGTAGTGAGATGGCTAGGTGAACAGGCTGAAGAATTAGGTGTAGAGATCTATAATGGATACCCTGCTAGTGAG gtTCTATTTCATGAGGATGGCAGTGTGAAAGGTGTAGCTACAAGTGATGTCGGCATAGCTAAAGATGGATCTCCAAAG GCAACATTTGAGCGTGGCATGGAACTCCATGCTAAGGTGACCATCTTTTCGGAGGGATGCCATGGACATCTTGCCAAACAGATTTATGATAAATTTGATCTCAGGAAAGATTGTCAACCACAGACATATGGTATAGGCTTGAAAGAG CTGTGGGAAGTAGATCCAAGCCAGCATGAACCAGGCAAAGTAGAACACACAGTTGGATGGCCTCTG GACCGATTCACATATGGTGGTTCTTTCATGTACCATTTAGACGAGGGCGCTCCGCTTGTTTCTGTAGGCTATGTAATTGGTCTAGACTATAAAAACCCTTATATGAGTCCATACAAAGAATTCCAAAGATGGAAGCATCACCCATCTATAGCACCAATATTTGAAGGTGGTAAGAGAATAGCATATGGAGCCAGGGCACTCAATGAAGGAGGAATGCAG TCTCTACctcaccttgcattccctggtggTCTGGTGATAGGCTGTAGTGCAGGGTTTATGAATGTGCCAAAGGTTAAAGGAAGTCATACAGCTATGAAGAGTGGTATGGTAGCTGCTGATGCAATAGTTGATAAACTTACTAAGGAAGATGCTGCCTCAGAAACAACAG gtgtttttgttgACGATTATGAAAGTCGTTTGAAAGACAGTTGGGTCTGGAAGGAGTTACACTCTGTGCGTAATTTCCGGCCAGCAGCAGGAACTCCCCTAGGTGTATATGGTACAATATTATATGGTATGATGCATTTCATTACAAGAGGAAAAGAACCTTTTACTTTGAAACACAAAG GTTTCGATTCAGATTCATTGACACCAGCTTCAGAATGCACTCCAATAGACTATCCTAAACCAGATGGCAAAATAAGCTTTGATTTGCTTAGTTCAGTAGCGCTAAGTGGCACCAATCATGAAGGTGATCAACCCGCTCATCTAACACTCAGGGATGACTCAATACCAGTCGATAGGAATCTTGCTATGTATGATGGACCTGAACAAAGATTTTGTCCCGCTG GTGTGTATGAATATGTTCCCACCGAGGATGGCGCAGGCCAAAGACTACAAATCAATGCTCAGAACTGTGTACATTGTAAAACATGTGATATTAAAGACCCTAGTCAGAATATCAACTGGGTGGTCCCAGAAGCCGGCGGTGGCCCTGCCTACAATGGCTTGTGA